The Candidatus Manganitrophus noduliformans genome includes a window with the following:
- a CDS encoding HAD family hydrolase — protein sequence MRRSIQNVVFDLGGVLLEWKPDQILARLYPEAPKTQALIKKEVFQHPDWLALDKGTLDEEAAILLFQRRTGRPLSEMKKLMDTVRETLIPIQPTFALLEELSKEGMNLYCVSNMQVNVFAYLQRRYDFWGKFKGLVISAHIRMIKPDAEIFHHLFSRYGLVPAACVFIDDHPPNVESARRLGMESILFQGADDCRRQLQRVQGLLRNKRNDPSSSSIDFPSLPR from the coding sequence ATGAGGCGGTCTATTCAGAATGTTGTTTTCGATCTTGGCGGGGTTCTTTTGGAGTGGAAGCCCGATCAAATCTTAGCGCGGCTTTATCCGGAGGCCCCGAAGACGCAGGCCCTCATCAAGAAGGAGGTCTTTCAACATCCCGATTGGCTTGCCCTGGATAAAGGGACCCTCGACGAGGAAGCGGCGATTCTGTTATTCCAGCGGCGAACGGGGCGGCCTCTCTCGGAGATGAAGAAACTGATGGACACTGTGAGAGAGACCCTCATCCCCATTCAGCCGACGTTCGCGCTTTTAGAAGAGCTGTCGAAGGAAGGGATGAATCTTTATTGTGTGTCGAACATGCAGGTGAATGTCTTCGCCTATCTTCAGAGGCGATATGATTTTTGGGGGAAGTTCAAGGGGCTGGTGATCTCGGCGCACATTCGAATGATCAAGCCGGACGCCGAGATTTTCCACCATCTCTTCTCCCGCTACGGGTTGGTTCCCGCTGCCTGTGTCTTCATCGACGACCACCCTCCCAATGTGGAGAGCGCACGACGGCTCGGAATGGAGTCGATTTTATTTCAGGGGGCCGACGACTGCCGGCGCCAGCTTCAACGCGTTCAAGGCCTCCTCCGGAACAAGAGGAACGACCCCTCTTCCTCATCGATCGATTTTCCTTCGCTGCCCCGCTGA
- a CDS encoding PAS domain S-box protein — protein MNKCKGILRCLAGSNVLGLFLWDVHGNITEANDAFLNMVGYTREELLSGRLRSRDMTPEEYRRLDEKGLRDLAETGVCAPFEKEYVRKDGSRVPILFGAIMLEGSQHSGISFVLDLTNRDKVQKALSESEAQREAILEASFDCIITIDHEGKILEFNPAAENTFGYRRSEVIGEEMAERIIPPASRERHWAGIRHALATGEGKVLGRRIEITAMRADGSEFPAELKMTRLFLKGPPAFTGFIRDISERKWIEQERHRLSFQERIARTETEEARRHMAFLSEAGTLLASSLDYETTLAGIARLAVPYLADGCVIDILEENQTLRRLAVAAADPAKEALGRKLFHRDPSDLNGQHPIRRALQIGKSIFLPEITDEMLVSVAWDDEHLKIARSLGLKSAILAPLRVGERTLGAISFVLIDSGRRYRTADLELAENLARQAGAALQNARRCRGSWKEIRAHKRSKDRL, from the coding sequence ATGAATAAATGTAAAGGCATCTTGCGGTGCTTGGCAGGGTCGAACGTCCTGGGGCTTTTCCTTTGGGATGTTCATGGAAATATCACCGAGGCCAACGATGCTTTCCTCAACATGGTCGGCTACACGCGGGAAGAGCTTCTCTCCGGGAGACTGCGATCGCGCGACATGACGCCGGAGGAATATAGGCGCCTTGATGAGAAAGGACTTCGAGATCTCGCGGAGACCGGCGTCTGCGCCCCTTTTGAGAAGGAGTATGTCCGTAAAGACGGCAGCCGTGTTCCGATTTTATTCGGAGCGATCATGCTGGAGGGCTCTCAACACAGCGGAATTAGTTTTGTTCTCGATTTGACCAATCGGGACAAGGTGCAGAAGGCGCTCAGCGAGAGCGAAGCGCAGCGGGAAGCGATTCTGGAGGCCTCATTCGATTGTATTATTACCATCGATCATGAGGGGAAGATCCTTGAGTTCAATCCGGCGGCCGAGAACACATTTGGTTATCGCCGCTCCGAAGTGATCGGGGAAGAGATGGCGGAACGGATCATCCCTCCTGCTTCTCGAGAGCGGCATTGGGCAGGCATCAGGCACGCTCTTGCGACCGGAGAAGGGAAGGTGCTGGGTCGGCGCATCGAGATCACGGCAATGCGGGCGGATGGAAGTGAATTTCCTGCGGAGTTGAAAATGACGAGGCTCTTTTTAAAAGGGCCTCCCGCCTTTACCGGCTTTATTCGGGACATCAGCGAACGCAAATGGATCGAGCAAGAGCGACACCGCCTCTCATTTCAGGAGCGCATCGCACGAACCGAGACGGAAGAGGCCCGTCGCCACATGGCCTTTCTGTCGGAGGCCGGCACGCTGCTTGCCTCATCACTCGACTATGAAACGACGCTCGCCGGTATTGCGCGCCTCGCCGTCCCTTATTTGGCCGATGGGTGCGTCATCGATATTTTGGAAGAGAATCAAACGTTGCGCCGTTTGGCCGTGGCAGCCGCCGATCCCGCCAAAGAGGCGCTCGGAAGGAAGCTGTTCCATCGCGATCCCTCCGACCTAAACGGACAGCACCCCATCCGACGGGCGCTGCAGATTGGAAAGTCGATCTTCCTTCCGGAGATCACCGACGAGATGCTGGTTTCCGTCGCATGGGATGACGAACACCTGAAAATTGCCCGATCGCTCGGGTTGAAATCGGCGATCCTCGCGCCGCTTCGGGTCGGGGAGCGTACACTCGGCGCGATCTCCTTCGTCTTGATCGATTCGGGCCGTCGGTATCGTACGGCGGATCTGGAGTTGGCGGAGAATTTAGCACGACAGGCCGGAGCGGCGCTGCAGAATGCCCGGCGCTGTCGGGGGTCTTGGAAGGAGATTCGGGCTCACAAACGGTCGAAGGACCGGCTTTGA
- the rnr gene encoding ribonuclease R, with product MRIEKEAVLRELEKKSDHPMLLKELMRALKVPKDARREIKKLLRKMIQEGEIIKTRGNRYGLPQKMNLVIGRLKGHRDGYGFVIPETEGEPDIFIAAKKMEEAMHGDRVVARIEATKPDGRREGRVIRVLERARKQIVGRYEKGRTVGFVIPADKRITSDLYVTPENSLSAETGEIVLAEILSYPTKTRNPEGKIVKVLGKADDPRIDTMMVVESYGLPRDFPQEAMQEADKIKESVTAQMRRGREDLRGLPTVTIDGEKARDFDDAISIEKTRKGYLLRVHIADVSHYVPQGSALDREAYERGTSVYFPDAVIPMFPEKLSNGICSLNPKEDRLAMTAEMTFDADGRRVGYKLYNSVIRSDERMTYTAVRQILVDRDQKVRERYAALLPQFELMERLAMQLRKNRLERGSLDFDLPEPSIVLSLTGETIDIIREERNVAHQIIEEFMLAANETVAEHMTALEVPFLYRIHDPPTPTRIFEFNELLKTFGLFLRDLERIRPKSLSDVLDVVKGRPEERLINQILLRSLKQAKYSAENHGHFGLASEEYTHFTSPIRRYPDLVVHRLLKKALHQRMSQDEQEEWGRRLPEIGKHTSERERASMEAEREVIQRKKVKFMSDKVGAIYSGFISGVAAYGLFVELGSYFVEGLIHVSNLHDDYYIYDEKQHALIGEHHRRTFRLGDPIQVRVDRVDLENWQIDFGLMEEEKPRQRKRRSK from the coding sequence ATGCGCATTGAAAAAGAAGCGGTTCTTCGAGAACTGGAGAAGAAATCCGACCACCCCATGCTCCTGAAGGAGCTGATGCGGGCTCTCAAAGTTCCCAAGGATGCGCGAAGAGAGATCAAGAAACTTCTCCGTAAAATGATCCAGGAGGGGGAGATCATCAAGACCCGCGGCAACCGCTACGGCCTGCCGCAGAAGATGAACCTGGTGATCGGCCGGCTAAAAGGGCACCGCGACGGATACGGGTTTGTTATCCCCGAAACGGAGGGAGAACCCGACATTTTCATCGCCGCCAAGAAAATGGAAGAGGCGATGCACGGTGACCGCGTCGTCGCCCGGATCGAAGCAACCAAGCCCGACGGGCGGCGGGAAGGAAGGGTCATTCGGGTCTTGGAGCGGGCCCGCAAACAGATTGTCGGCCGGTATGAAAAAGGACGAACGGTCGGATTCGTCATCCCCGCCGACAAACGAATCACCAGCGATCTCTATGTCACCCCCGAAAACAGCCTCTCGGCCGAAACGGGAGAAATCGTTCTCGCCGAGATTCTCTCCTACCCGACCAAAACCCGAAACCCGGAGGGGAAAATCGTCAAGGTGCTGGGGAAGGCGGATGATCCCCGGATCGATACGATGATGGTCGTGGAGTCGTACGGCCTCCCGCGCGATTTTCCGCAGGAAGCGATGCAGGAGGCCGACAAGATCAAAGAGTCGGTCACCGCCCAGATGCGCAGGGGGAGAGAAGACCTCCGGGGTCTTCCGACCGTGACGATCGATGGAGAGAAGGCACGCGATTTCGACGACGCCATCTCGATTGAGAAGACCCGAAAGGGTTATCTTCTCCGGGTCCACATTGCCGATGTCTCCCATTATGTTCCGCAAGGGTCGGCGCTCGACCGGGAGGCGTACGAGCGGGGAACGTCGGTCTATTTCCCCGACGCCGTCATCCCGATGTTTCCGGAGAAGCTCTCCAACGGCATCTGCAGCCTCAATCCGAAAGAAGACCGGCTGGCGATGACGGCGGAGATGACCTTCGACGCCGACGGCCGGCGGGTCGGCTACAAGCTCTATAACAGCGTGATTCGAAGCGACGAGCGGATGACCTATACCGCCGTACGGCAGATCCTGGTTGACCGCGACCAGAAGGTGCGGGAGCGGTATGCCGCGCTGCTTCCTCAATTCGAATTGATGGAGCGGCTCGCAATGCAGCTTCGAAAGAACCGGCTGGAGCGGGGGAGCCTCGATTTCGATCTTCCCGAGCCTTCGATCGTCCTCAGCCTCACCGGGGAGACGATCGACATCATCCGAGAGGAGCGGAATGTCGCGCATCAGATCATTGAAGAGTTCATGCTCGCCGCCAATGAGACGGTCGCCGAACATATGACCGCCCTGGAGGTCCCCTTTCTCTATCGGATTCATGATCCGCCGACCCCGACCCGGATTTTTGAATTCAATGAACTGCTCAAGACTTTCGGCCTCTTCCTTCGCGATCTGGAAAGAATCCGCCCCAAGTCGCTCTCCGATGTCTTGGACGTAGTGAAAGGGCGCCCGGAGGAGCGCCTCATCAATCAAATTCTCCTTCGTTCTCTGAAGCAGGCGAAGTACTCCGCCGAGAACCACGGGCACTTCGGACTCGCCTCGGAGGAATATACCCACTTCACCTCGCCGATCCGGCGCTATCCCGATCTGGTGGTTCACCGTCTTTTAAAAAAGGCCCTCCATCAACGGATGTCGCAAGACGAGCAGGAAGAATGGGGACGTCGCCTCCCTGAAATCGGCAAGCATACCTCGGAGCGGGAGCGGGCCTCTATGGAGGCGGAGCGGGAGGTGATTCAACGGAAGAAGGTCAAGTTCATGTCGGACAAGGTCGGCGCAATCTACAGCGGCTTCATCTCCGGCGTCGCCGCCTACGGCCTCTTTGTCGAACTGGGCAGCTATTTTGTCGAGGGATTGATTCACGTCAGCAATCTGCATGACGATTATTACATCTACGACGAGAAGCAGCACGCGCTGATCGGCGAGCATCATCGGCGCACCTTCCGGCTGGGTGACCCGATCCAAGTCCGCGTCGATCGGGTCGATCTGGAGAATTGGCAGATTGATTTCGGTTTGATGGAAGAGGAAAAACCACGCCAACGGAAGCGGCGGTCGAAATAG
- a CDS encoding GGDEF domain-containing response regulator, with amino-acid sequence MAKILVVDDSAFEAKHSKVLLEREGHEVLIAENGMQGMKLIKLERPDLILLDLVLPDISGREVCRWAKLNVESQSIPIIILTARTEVKERVAGLEDGANDYVTKPCDDSELKARIDAVLREKTLRDQLEKKNTEYEELMRKFERMAITDPVTGLFNRRRFEEMLAQEFERYRRYGTPFTCLMIDVDHFKRINDTYGHDVGDLVLKETAQTIQAQIRGVDTVSRYGGDEFAVLLSQQKGEEAVKAAGRILRHVRQLRFKEMKKGEKITLSIGIAALPDPDLKEMDQIMPCADYALYKAKKNGRDCAESATVHESNQDPQ; translated from the coding sequence ATGGCCAAGATCCTGGTCGTTGACGATAGCGCGTTTGAGGCCAAGCACTCCAAGGTTCTGCTCGAAAGAGAGGGCCATGAGGTCCTGATCGCCGAAAACGGGATGCAGGGCATGAAGTTGATCAAACTTGAGCGGCCCGATTTGATTCTCCTCGATTTGGTGCTTCCCGATATCTCCGGTCGAGAGGTCTGCCGGTGGGCAAAGTTGAATGTCGAGTCGCAATCGATCCCGATTATTATCTTGACTGCCCGGACCGAAGTCAAGGAGCGTGTGGCCGGACTGGAAGACGGGGCGAACGATTATGTCACCAAACCGTGCGATGATTCGGAGCTGAAGGCGCGGATCGACGCCGTTCTCCGCGAGAAGACCCTCCGTGATCAGCTTGAGAAGAAGAACACGGAGTATGAGGAGCTGATGCGGAAATTCGAGCGGATGGCGATTACCGATCCGGTGACCGGTCTTTTCAACCGAAGGCGGTTCGAGGAGATGCTGGCCCAGGAGTTCGAGCGCTACCGCCGCTATGGGACTCCATTTACCTGCCTCATGATCGATGTCGATCATTTCAAAAGAATCAATGACACTTACGGCCATGACGTCGGCGATCTGGTTTTAAAGGAGACGGCACAGACGATCCAGGCGCAGATCCGGGGGGTTGATACGGTTTCCCGGTATGGAGGGGATGAATTCGCGGTGCTTCTCTCCCAGCAGAAAGGAGAGGAGGCGGTGAAGGCGGCGGGGCGGATCCTCAGACATGTCAGGCAGCTTCGCTTCAAAGAGATGAAAAAGGGGGAAAAAATTACGTTGAGCATCGGAATCGCGGCGCTGCCAGACCCCGACTTGAAGGAGATGGATCAGATTATGCCATGCGCCGATTATGCCCTCTACAAAGCCAAAAAAAACGGAAGAGACTGTGCGGAATCGGCCACGGTCCATGAATCCAATCAAGATCCCCAGTAA
- a CDS encoding CBS domain-containing protein — MRRVDYMLGGEDFKKMSAAHFMQTDVYYYPKNATGDKLATAITMGGFGSVPIVDKGKRLVGIISEFDLLKAITSGKELEKVTAEEIMTVSPICVTEETLSEEIIQLLQEKHLIRVPVVDKNGTLVGVVARRDILQGYLKSKESPPPWWF; from the coding sequence ATGAGACGCGTCGACTATATGCTGGGGGGAGAGGATTTCAAGAAGATGTCGGCTGCCCACTTCATGCAGACCGATGTTTATTATTACCCGAAGAATGCAACCGGAGACAAGCTCGCGACCGCAATCACGATGGGTGGATTCGGCAGTGTGCCGATTGTCGATAAAGGAAAGAGATTGGTCGGGATTATCAGCGAATTTGATCTGCTCAAGGCGATCACAAGCGGAAAAGAGCTGGAAAAGGTGACGGCGGAAGAGATTATGACGGTGAGCCCAATCTGTGTGACCGAAGAGACCCTATCGGAAGAGATCATTCAATTGCTTCAAGAGAAACATCTGATCCGGGTGCCGGTCGTCGATAAGAACGGCACCCTGGTGGGGGTGGTTGCAAGGAGGGATATCTTACAGGGCTATCTGAAATCGAAGGAGAGCCCGCCCCCCTGGTGGTTTTGA
- the gpmI gene encoding 2,3-bisphosphoglycerate-independent phosphoglycerate mutase, with amino-acid sequence MPQRPKPVVLIILDGWGINPRTDANAIALVDPPFYRSLLEHYPNTYIEASGEAVGLPDQQMGNSEVGHLNIGAGRIVYQDFTRINKAITEGTFFNNPALNAGLDAAKERNNTLHLMGLLSDGGVHSHIDHLIALLEMARKKQLRSVRIHPFLDGRDTPPQSALRYIDQLEQVLEEKRPSGADWKIATVIGRYYAMDRDKRWDRTEKAYRAIVEGKGIEEISARVAVEKSYAAQITDEFVKPVVIVEEGKPVGKVLDGDSVLFFNFRADRARQLTRAMTQRDFTGFPREVFTQLAAFVTMTRYDETLPLPAAFEPVSLDQILAEVISRRGLHQLRIAETEKYAHVTYFFNGGREVPFEGEERILIPSPKEVATYDQKPQMSAYEVTDEVVRQIERGRFDLVVLNFANPDMVGHSGVLKAAMQAVEVIDRCLERIVDKTLAAGGAVLITADHGNLEQMIDYQTGEPHTAHTTLPVPFILVSPEKVRLRPGIHADIAPTILDLMQIPKPPQMDHDSLIVRSEAGKRMDLR; translated from the coding sequence ATGCCGCAGAGACCGAAACCTGTCGTCCTGATCATCCTGGACGGCTGGGGAATCAATCCCCGGACCGATGCAAACGCCATCGCGCTGGTCGATCCCCCTTTTTACCGGTCACTCCTGGAGCATTATCCGAACACCTATATCGAGGCCTCCGGCGAGGCGGTGGGGCTCCCCGATCAACAGATGGGGAATTCGGAGGTGGGGCATCTGAACATCGGCGCGGGCCGGATCGTCTATCAAGATTTTACCCGGATCAATAAGGCGATCACCGAGGGAACCTTCTTCAACAACCCGGCCCTGAATGCGGGGCTCGATGCGGCCAAGGAGCGGAACAACACCCTTCATCTGATGGGGCTTCTCTCGGACGGCGGCGTTCACAGCCACATCGACCATCTGATTGCCCTTTTGGAAATGGCGCGGAAGAAACAGCTCCGATCGGTTCGGATTCATCCCTTCCTGGATGGGCGGGACACCCCCCCGCAGAGTGCGCTTCGTTATATCGATCAGCTCGAGCAGGTCCTTGAGGAAAAGCGCCCCTCCGGCGCCGACTGGAAGATCGCGACAGTGATCGGGCGCTATTATGCGATGGATCGAGATAAGCGCTGGGATCGAACCGAGAAGGCCTATCGAGCGATCGTCGAAGGGAAAGGAATCGAGGAGATCTCTGCAAGAGTGGCTGTAGAGAAGAGCTACGCGGCGCAGATCACCGACGAATTCGTGAAGCCGGTTGTCATCGTTGAGGAGGGAAAGCCGGTCGGAAAAGTCCTAGACGGGGACAGCGTCCTCTTCTTTAATTTCAGGGCCGACCGCGCCCGGCAGCTGACCCGCGCCATGACGCAGAGAGATTTCACCGGTTTCCCGCGGGAGGTTTTCACGCAGCTCGCCGCATTCGTCACGATGACCCGCTATGATGAAACCCTCCCCCTACCGGCGGCGTTCGAGCCGGTTTCGCTCGACCAGATCCTGGCGGAGGTGATCAGCCGGCGGGGGCTCCACCAGCTTCGGATCGCCGAGACCGAAAAATATGCGCACGTCACCTATTTCTTCAACGGCGGCCGAGAGGTCCCGTTCGAAGGAGAAGAGCGGATCTTAATCCCCTCTCCCAAAGAGGTGGCGACCTATGATCAGAAACCGCAGATGAGCGCGTATGAAGTGACCGACGAGGTAGTCCGCCAGATCGAGCGCGGCCGGTTCGACCTGGTTGTGTTGAACTTCGCCAATCCCGATATGGTGGGGCATTCCGGCGTGTTGAAAGCGGCGATGCAGGCGGTCGAGGTGATCGATCGATGCCTTGAACGGATCGTCGACAAAACCCTTGCGGCAGGGGGAGCGGTTCTGATCACCGCCGATCACGGCAACTTGGAGCAGATGATCGATTACCAAACGGGGGAGCCGCATACCGCCCATACGACGCTGCCGGTCCCCTTTATTCTGGTCTCTCCGGAAAAGGTCCGGCTTCGGCCCGGCATCCACGCCGATATCGCGCCGACCATTCTCGATCTGATGCAGATCCCGAAGCCGCCGCAGATGGACCACGACTCATTGATCGTGAGGAGCGAAGCGGGGAAGCGAATGGACCTCAGGTGA
- a CDS encoding tetratricopeptide repeat protein → MPLLILIFFAFIGIVGYLAQLNPEKVTLFITRETSYEMPVTALILFSTAFGGLLVILSAGIRETRNLFLNWKYTRLQKKEAQVETYYTEAVNAFLGKRYRDATLLFQKVLALNPNHVSTLLRLGKIQRIEKNFNEAIRLHRKARSLDEQNIEVLLALSRDLEEAQRFEEAIQHLKEILHLDETNVAALTRLRDLYIRLQHWEEAHPIQEKILKLPLSSEANQKERVIFLGIKYEIGRLFLQRDQKEIARRYFKGAIKLEKGFLPAYIGIGEVHLKEGKTELAAALLEKAYEMTNHLILLHRLEDLYLEMGEPEKILQVYRKAIDKDRHNTVLKFFLGKLYYRLEMIDDAFETLAEIDAHVEYFPDLHKILGNIYMRRGEPESAVEAFKKGLKLKKRVLVPYYCAQCDYHTIEWSGRCGRCGRWNTYQANPILVDKAHKKALAETPYSTPHPREII, encoded by the coding sequence ATGCCTCTCTTAATCCTTATTTTCTTCGCCTTCATCGGAATTGTCGGTTATCTCGCCCAGCTGAATCCGGAAAAGGTCACCCTTTTCATCACGCGCGAGACCTCCTATGAAATGCCGGTCACCGCGCTGATTCTCTTCTCCACCGCCTTCGGCGGCCTCCTGGTCATCCTCTCCGCCGGCATCCGCGAAACCAGAAACCTTTTTCTCAACTGGAAATACACCCGGCTGCAAAAGAAAGAAGCGCAGGTCGAGACCTATTATACCGAGGCGGTTAACGCCTTTCTCGGAAAGCGGTATCGCGACGCCACCCTCCTTTTCCAGAAGGTGCTGGCGCTGAACCCGAATCATGTCAGCACCCTCCTGCGGCTCGGAAAGATTCAGCGGATCGAGAAGAATTTCAACGAGGCGATCCGGCTCCATCGGAAGGCGCGGAGTCTCGACGAGCAAAACATCGAGGTCCTCCTCGCCCTCTCGCGCGATCTCGAAGAAGCCCAGCGATTCGAGGAGGCGATTCAGCATTTGAAGGAAATTCTACACCTCGATGAAACCAATGTCGCGGCGCTCACCCGTCTTCGGGACCTCTACATTCGGCTTCAGCATTGGGAAGAGGCCCATCCGATCCAAGAGAAGATCCTCAAGCTGCCGCTCTCCTCCGAGGCAAACCAAAAAGAGCGGGTTATTTTCCTCGGGATCAAATACGAGATCGGACGGCTCTTCCTCCAACGCGACCAGAAAGAAATCGCCCGGCGCTACTTCAAAGGGGCCATCAAACTTGAAAAGGGATTCTTGCCGGCCTACATCGGCATCGGCGAAGTCCATTTGAAAGAAGGAAAGACCGAACTCGCGGCGGCCCTGCTGGAAAAAGCCTATGAAATGACGAACCACCTCATCCTGCTCCATCGCCTGGAAGATCTCTACCTCGAAATGGGGGAGCCGGAGAAAATCCTGCAGGTCTACCGGAAGGCGATCGATAAAGACCGCCACAACACCGTTCTTAAATTTTTTCTCGGAAAGCTCTATTATCGTCTTGAAATGATCGATGACGCCTTCGAGACCTTGGCGGAGATCGACGCCCATGTCGAATATTTCCCCGATCTACACAAGATCCTCGGAAACATTTATATGCGGCGGGGAGAGCCCGAGTCGGCCGTGGAAGCGTTCAAAAAAGGTCTCAAGCTGAAGAAACGGGTCTTGGTCCCCTACTACTGTGCCCAATGCGACTATCACACCATCGAATGGTCGGGGCGATGCGGCCGGTGCGGCCGGTGGAATACCTATCAGGCCAATCCGATCCTGGTCGACAAAGCCCATAAGAAAGCCCTCGCCGAAACCCCCTATTCCACCCCGCACCCTCGGGAGATCATCTAA
- the rsfS gene encoding ribosome silencing factor gives MYNKKQTLWGFIRDISGPIRSGKRITIPKDSKKARVKKPAWDAKAKALLIATAAQSKHAEEITVYQVGDLTSLADFFVICSAESEPQIRAIVDAVHDSLAKKGSKPLGVEGRGASLWVLVDYNDVILHIFKKEAREFYNLDRLWGDAPQLPFPSSEMEEPPSKKKERGRVR, from the coding sequence ATATATAATAAAAAACAAACTCTATGGGGCTTCATCAGAGACATTTCGGGACCGATCAGATCAGGAAAGAGGATAACGATTCCTAAGGATTCAAAGAAAGCCCGCGTAAAGAAACCGGCCTGGGATGCCAAGGCAAAGGCCCTTCTCATTGCGACGGCCGCCCAGTCGAAGCACGCTGAGGAAATTACCGTTTACCAAGTCGGCGACTTGACCTCCCTCGCCGACTTTTTTGTCATCTGCTCTGCGGAATCGGAGCCTCAGATTCGGGCCATCGTCGATGCGGTTCACGACTCCCTTGCAAAAAAGGGATCGAAGCCCCTTGGGGTCGAAGGCCGTGGGGCGAGCCTTTGGGTCCTCGTCGATTACAACGACGTGATCCTTCATATCTTTAAAAAAGAAGCAAGGGAGTTTTACAATCTCGACCGACTCTGGGGAGACGCCCCGCAACTCCCTTTCCCTTCTTCAGAGATGGAAGAGCCTCCGAGTAAAAAGAAAGAGCGAGGGAGGGTCAGATAG
- the nadD gene encoding nicotinate-nucleotide adenylyltransferase, which translates to MRIGLLGGTFNPIHNGHLYIAGAVREKLHLDRILFIPSGTPPHKEEEGIPPAKHRLEMTRLALLGHPEFELCEIEVKRPGKSYSVETLSELKRLHPHDRLFFIIGTDAFVDLPTWREPERLFTLSDFIVVTRPGHPFSQLPDLGPLQKLKRSNSSPLLELDRRKEGIVTVPLTSETSIHFLSISPSPISASEIRKRLAAGRGTKNLLPEPVASYIIKNKLYGASSETFRDRSDQERG; encoded by the coding sequence ATGCGCATCGGCCTTCTAGGCGGCACCTTCAACCCGATCCACAACGGCCATCTCTACATCGCCGGGGCCGTCCGTGAAAAACTTCATCTTGATCGGATTCTTTTTATCCCTTCCGGAACGCCACCCCACAAAGAGGAAGAAGGAATCCCTCCGGCAAAACATCGCCTTGAAATGACCCGGTTGGCCCTATTAGGCCATCCCGAATTCGAGCTCTGCGAAATCGAGGTAAAACGACCGGGCAAGTCGTATTCCGTAGAAACCCTCTCGGAGCTGAAACGTCTCCACCCCCATGACCGGCTTTTCTTCATCATCGGCACGGACGCCTTCGTTGATCTCCCGACCTGGAGGGAGCCCGAGCGCCTCTTCACACTCTCTGACTTTATTGTCGTCACCCGTCCCGGCCACCCATTTTCGCAATTGCCCGATCTCGGCCCGCTTCAAAAGCTCAAAAGGAGTAATTCGAGCCCGCTCCTGGAACTCGACCGCCGGAAGGAGGGGATCGTAACTGTTCCTTTAACATCAGAGACATCGATACACTTTCTCTCCATTTCCCCCAGCCCGATCTCGGCAAGCGAAATCAGAAAGAGGCTCGCGGCCGGCCGAGGGACGAAAAATCTCTTGCCTGAACCGGTAGCCTCATATATAATAAAAAACAAACTCTATGGGGCTTCATCAGAGACATTTCGGGACCGATCAGATCAGGAAAGAGGATAA